The following are from one region of the Falco biarmicus isolate bFalBia1 chromosome 1, bFalBia1.pri, whole genome shotgun sequence genome:
- the SRP72 gene encoding signal recognition particle subunit SRP72 produces the protein MAAAAAAAGGAGAAAALWSEVNRCGQNGDFARALKSVNKILQINKDDVTALQCKVVCLIQNGNFKEALSVINTHTKVLTSDIIAFEKAYCEYRLNRIENALKTIQSASQQTDKLKELYGQVLYRLERYDDCLAAYRDLIRNSQDEYEEERKTNLSAVVAAQSTWEKVMPEDLGLREATYELCYNSACALIGQGKLNEAMKKLQKAEDLCRQSLSEDSDVTEEDIEAELAIIHGQMAYIMQLQGRTEDALQLYNQIIKLKPTDVGLLAVIANNIITINKDQNVFDSKKKVKLTNAEGVEHKLSKKQLQAIEFNKALLAMYTNQADQCRKLSASLQSQSPEHLLPVLIQAAQLCREKQHAKAVGLLQDFADQHPASAAEIKLTMAQLKIAQGSVTKACMILRSIEELQHKPGMVSALVTMYSHEEDIDSAIEVFTQAIQWYQQFQPKSPVHLSLIREAANFKLKHGRKKEAISDLEELWKQNPKDVHTLAQLISAYSLVDPEKAKVLSKHLPSSDTLSLKVDVDALENSHGATYVRKKAGKLTGDNQQKEQGQGDMKKKKKKKKGKLPKNYDPKVTPDPERWLPMRERSYYRGRKKGKKKDQVGKGTQGSTTAGSSELDASRTASSPPTSPRPGSAAAVSATSNVIPPRHQKPAGAPATKKKQQQKKKKGAKGGW, from the exons AtggcggcagcagcggcggcggccggcggcgcgggggccgcggcggcgctgTGGAGCGAGGTGAACCGCTGCGGCCAGAACGGCGACTTCGCCCGCGCGCTCAAGTCCGTTAACAAAA TACTGCAGATCAACAAAGACGATGTGACTGCACTTCAGTGTAAAGTAGTGTGTCTTATCCAGAACGGGAACTTCAAGGAAGCCCTCAGTGTAATAAACACCCACACTAAAGTGTTAACCAG TGACATTATTGCCTTTGAGAAGGCCTACTGTGAATACAGGTTGAATCGTATTGAAAATGCTCTCAAGACCATTCAGAGTGccagccagcagacagacaAACTGAAGGAGCTTTATGGACAAGTG tTGTACAGGTTGGAGCGTTATGATGATTGTCTGGCTGCATACAGGGATCTCATCCGCAACTCTCAGGATGAGTatgaggaagagagaaaaaccaACCTCTCTGCTGTTGTGGCAGCACAAAGCACGTGGGAGAAGGTGATGCCA GAGGATTTGGGCCTTCGAGAAGCTACCTACGAGCTGTGTTATAACAGTGCATGTGCATTGATTGGGCAAGGAAAGTTGAatgaagcaatgaaaaaactacagaaagcagaag ACCTGTGTCGCCAATCGCTGTCAGAAGATTCT GATGTGACAGAGGAAGACATTGAGGCTGAACTGGCCATTATTCATGGTCAGATGGCTTATATCATGCAACTGCAGGGTCGTACAGAGGATGCTCTACAGCTCTACAATCAAATAATCAAGTTGAA GCCAACAGATGTAGGACTCCTTGCTGTCATTGCGAATAACATCATCACCATTAACAAG GACCAAAATGTTTTTGACTCAAAGAAGAAGGTGAAGCTGACCAATGCAGAAGGTGTTGAGCATAAACTTTCTAAGAAACAGCTTCAGGCGATTGAATTCAACAAAGCTTTGCTGGCAATGTACACTAACCAG GCAGATCAGTGCCGCAAGCTGTCAGCAAGCCTGCAGTCACAGAGTCCTGAGCATCTGCTCCCTGTGCTTATCCAGGCAGCCCAACTGTGTCGCGAGAAGCAGCATGCAAAGGCTGTAGGGCTTCTGCAG GACTTTGCAGACCAGCACCCTGCCAGTGCAGCTGAGATCAAGCTGACGATGGCCCAGCTAAAAATTGCTCAAG GCAGTGTAACCAAAGCCTGCATGATCCTGAGGAGCATAGAAGAACTGCAGCACAAGCCTGGTATG GTGTCTGCGTTGGTGACTATGTACAGTCACGAAGAGGACATTGACAGTGCAATTGAGGTCTTCACACAGGCTATCCAGTGGTATCAGCAATTCCAG CCAAAGTCTCCTGTCCATTTGTCACTGATAAGGGAAGCTGCCAACTTCAAACTAAAGCACggcaggaagaaggaagcaaTCAGCGACTTGGAGGAGCTCTGGAA GCAAAACCCAAAAGATGTGCATACTCTGGCACAGCTCATCTCTGCCTACTCCCTGGTAGACCCTGAAAAAGCTAAAGT TCTTAGCAAACACTTGCCTTCCTCGGACACCCTGTCACTGAAAGTAGATGTTGATGCGCTGGAAAACTCCCATGGAGCAACCTATGTTCGGAAGAAAGCTGGGAAGCTCACTGGAGACAACCAGCAGAAGGAGCAAGG CCAAGGGGatatgaagaagaagaagaaaaaaaagaagg GAAAGCTGCCTAAGAACTATGACCCCAAGGTGACTCCCGACCCTGAGCGGTGGCTTCCAATGCGAGAGCGTTCCTACTATCGTGGACGgaagaagggcaagaagaaggATCAGGTTGGCAAGGGGACTCAGGGTTCAACCACAGCTGGCTCCTCTGAACT GGATGCCAGTAGGACTGCCAGCAGCCCACCTACCTCCCCTCGGCCCGGCAGCGCTGCAGCTGTATCGGCCACAAGTAACGTCATCCCTCCCCGGCACCAAAAACCAGCTGGTGCCccagctaccaagaagaaacagcaacagaagaagaagaaaggggcTAAAGGAGGATGGTAA
- the LEPROTL1 gene encoding leptin receptor overlapping transcript-like 1 has product MAGIKALISLSFGGAVGLMFLMLGCALPQYNQYWPLFVLFFYILSPIPYCIARRLVDDTDATSNACKELAIFLTTGIVVSAFGLPIVFARAELIYWGACALVLTGNTVIFATILGFFLVFGSNDDFSWQQW; this is encoded by the exons ATGGCCGGCATCAAAG CCTTGATTAGCCTGTCCTTTGGGGGAGCAGTCGGACTAATGTTCTTGATGCTTGGATGTGCCCTTCCGCAATACAA ccaGTACTGGCCACTGTTTGTATTGTTTTTTTACATCCTTTCTCCTATCCCGTACTGCATAGCAAGAAGATTAGTAGATGACACAGATGCTACAAGTAATGCCTGCAAGGAGCTAGCAATATTTCTTACAACAGGCATTGTTGTCTCAGCATTTGGGCTACCGATAGTGTTTGCGAGAGCAGAACTG ATTTACTGGGGCGCGTGTGCACTTGTTCTTACGGGGAATACAGTCATCTTTGCCACGATCCTAGGATTTTTCTTGGTCTTTGGCAGCAATGACGACttcagctggcagcagtggTGA
- the SARAF gene encoding store-operated calcium entry-associated regulatory factor isoform X1 yields the protein MVAVGRAGVSPGLLLLLCAAAGPARCWDQPGRVLLREVRALTLRRGQHTASRRTPAVPQLQCTGGTAGCSRTPEVVQCYNKGWDGYDVQWECKADLENTDRFGQMEVSCEGYDYPDDPYILRGSCSLLFRLELTEEGERKVKNSGSFGSSYYQSRKESSDSGAGAIVIIVLLVLAFGVYKLFLGNQQPQTQSFGGSDGFTRPSWQSQQTPPPPGFKSTFTEDNSFGTHSSPGTDSGPGFWTGLGAGGLLGYLAGSHRAQPRSPYCSMWTDPAAAPPMNGQSSNSTQSSSSGTRTASGFGGTKRR from the exons ATGGTGGCCGTCGGGCGGGCCGGGGTCTCCCCCgggctcctgctcctcctgtgtgctgccgccggccccgcgcggTGCTGGGACCAGCCGG GGAGGGTGCTGCTGCGGGAGGTGCGGGCGCTCACCCTGCGCCGAGGCCAGCACACCGCGTCCCGGCGGACACCTGCCGTCCCGCAGCTGCAGTGCACGGGAGGCACGGCTGGATGTTCCCGTACCCCTGAGGTTGTCCAGTGTTACAACAAAGGTTGGGATGGCTATGATGTGCAG TGGGAGTGCAAAGCAGACTTGGAAAATACCGACCGTTTCGGACAAATGGAAGTGAGCTGTGAAGGTTACGATTATCCAGATGATCCTTACATCTTAAGAGGCTCCTGTAGTTTGCTGTTCAGGCTAGAGCTGACTGAGGAAGGTGAAAGGAAAGTGAAGAACTCTGGAAGCTTTGGCTCTAGCTATTATCAGTCAAGAAAAGAATCTTCCGATTCTGGTGCTGGAGCGATCGTTATAATTGTTCTTCTGGTTCTTGCTTTTGGAGTGTACAAGCTCTTCCTTGGTAACCAGCAGCCTCAAACCCAGAGTTTTGGGGGCAGTGATGGATTCACTAGGCCTTCCTGGCAGAGTCAGCAaacacctcctcctcctggttTTAAGTCCACCTTCACAG aaGACAACAGCTTTGGGACTCATTCATCTCCTGGAACCGATTCAGGACCAGGATTTTGGACTGGGTTAGGAGCGGGAGGCTTGCTAGGCTACTTGGCTGGCAGTCACAG AGCACAGCCACGTTCCCCATACTGCAGTATGTGGACAGATCCCGCAGCAGCACCTCCAATGAATGGGCAGTCAAGCAATTCCACACAAAGCAGCAGTTCGGGAACAAGAACCGCTTCTG gctTTGGGGGCACAAAACGAAGATGA
- the SARAF gene encoding store-operated calcium entry-associated regulatory factor isoform X2, translating to MVAVGRAGVSPGLLLLLCAAAGPARCWDQPGRVLLREVRALTLRRGQHTASRRTPAVPQLQCTGGTAGCSRTPEVVQCYNKGWDGYDVQWECKADLENTDRFGQMEVSCEGYDYPDDPYILRGSCSLLFRLELTEEGERKVKNSGSFGSSYYQSRKESSDSGAGAIVIIVLLVLAFGVYKLFLGNQQPQTQSFGGSDGFTRPSWQSQQTPPPPGFKSTFTDNSFGTHSSPGTDSGPGFWTGLGAGGLLGYLAGSHRAQPRSPYCSMWTDPAAAPPMNGQSSNSTQSSSSGTRTASGFGGTKRR from the exons ATGGTGGCCGTCGGGCGGGCCGGGGTCTCCCCCgggctcctgctcctcctgtgtgctgccgccggccccgcgcggTGCTGGGACCAGCCGG GGAGGGTGCTGCTGCGGGAGGTGCGGGCGCTCACCCTGCGCCGAGGCCAGCACACCGCGTCCCGGCGGACACCTGCCGTCCCGCAGCTGCAGTGCACGGGAGGCACGGCTGGATGTTCCCGTACCCCTGAGGTTGTCCAGTGTTACAACAAAGGTTGGGATGGCTATGATGTGCAG TGGGAGTGCAAAGCAGACTTGGAAAATACCGACCGTTTCGGACAAATGGAAGTGAGCTGTGAAGGTTACGATTATCCAGATGATCCTTACATCTTAAGAGGCTCCTGTAGTTTGCTGTTCAGGCTAGAGCTGACTGAGGAAGGTGAAAGGAAAGTGAAGAACTCTGGAAGCTTTGGCTCTAGCTATTATCAGTCAAGAAAAGAATCTTCCGATTCTGGTGCTGGAGCGATCGTTATAATTGTTCTTCTGGTTCTTGCTTTTGGAGTGTACAAGCTCTTCCTTGGTAACCAGCAGCCTCAAACCCAGAGTTTTGGGGGCAGTGATGGATTCACTAGGCCTTCCTGGCAGAGTCAGCAaacacctcctcctcctggttTTAAGTCCACCTTCACAG ACAACAGCTTTGGGACTCATTCATCTCCTGGAACCGATTCAGGACCAGGATTTTGGACTGGGTTAGGAGCGGGAGGCTTGCTAGGCTACTTGGCTGGCAGTCACAG AGCACAGCCACGTTCCCCATACTGCAGTATGTGGACAGATCCCGCAGCAGCACCTCCAATGAATGGGCAGTCAAGCAATTCCACACAAAGCAGCAGTTCGGGAACAAGAACCGCTTCTG gctTTGGGGGCACAAAACGAAGATGA